Proteins found in one Papio anubis isolate 15944 chromosome 13, Panubis1.0, whole genome shotgun sequence genomic segment:
- the SMIM27 gene encoding small integral membrane protein 27 — MKPVSRRTLDWIYSVLLLVIVLISWGCIIYASMVSARRQLRKKYPDKIFGTNENL; from the exons ATGAAGCCAGTGAGTCGTCGCACGCTGGACTGGATTTATTCTGTG TTGCTGCTTGTCATCGTTTTAATCTCCTGGGGCTGCATCATCTATGCTTCAATGGTGTCTGCAAGACGACAGCTAAGAAAGAAATACCCAGACAAAATCTTTGGGACGAATGAAAATTTGTAA